A single window of Leptospira semungkisensis DNA harbors:
- a CDS encoding MBL fold metallo-hydrolase has translation MKIKLYGVRGSLPTPLSGSEYREKLEKILETAHLDFKTKNGSFSVRHFLQTLDPSLLRPVGGNTTCVYVESQKGEKLIIDCGSGMRELGNDLLKEGIAQGGKIKILVTHTHWDHIQGWPFFKPGYIPSVEIDFYSTIDNLKERFDRQQNPENFPITLDEMMSKKTFNLLKRQKTVQLGDFKVTPFLLKHPGNCTGYHIEENGKSFLFCTDVEVRDEDLEEFNYLRQNFGKPDMLIIDAQYSSEEADRKIGWGHTSGKMAVKCGEILGVHKLVLTHHEPDHPDEEIIRMFNEEKKSADLEEILLARESDTFVL, from the coding sequence GTGAAAATAAAATTATACGGAGTGAGAGGATCTCTCCCTACTCCGCTTTCCGGTTCTGAATACAGAGAAAAACTAGAGAAGATCCTGGAAACTGCACATCTGGACTTCAAGACCAAGAACGGTTCCTTCTCGGTGCGGCATTTCTTACAAACTCTGGATCCTAGTCTTCTACGTCCTGTCGGTGGAAATACCACTTGTGTTTATGTGGAATCACAAAAAGGAGAAAAGCTGATCATCGATTGCGGTTCCGGTATGAGGGAACTCGGAAACGATCTGCTTAAAGAAGGGATCGCTCAGGGTGGCAAGATTAAGATCCTAGTCACTCATACTCATTGGGATCATATACAGGGCTGGCCATTCTTCAAGCCAGGCTATATTCCTTCCGTTGAGATAGATTTCTATTCCACAATTGATAATTTAAAGGAAAGGTTCGATCGCCAACAGAATCCGGAGAACTTTCCGATTACCTTGGATGAAATGATGTCCAAGAAGACTTTTAATCTGTTAAAAAGACAGAAAACGGTTCAACTCGGAGATTTCAAAGTAACTCCTTTCTTGCTCAAGCATCCTGGAAATTGTACAGGTTATCATATAGAAGAGAATGGTAAGAGTTTCTTATTCTGCACGGATGTGGAAGTGAGGGACGAGGATCTAGAGGAATTCAATTACCTTAGGCAAAATTTCGGCAAACCGGATATGCTTATCATAGACGCTCAATATAGTTCAGAAGAAGCAGATCGAAAGATCGGATGGGGTCATACTTCGGGTAAGATGGCTGTGAAATGCGGAGAGATCTTAGGTGTGCATAAACTGGTTTTAACTCATCATGAGCCGGATCATCCCGATGAAGAAATCATACGAATGTTCAATGAAGAAAAGAAATCTGCTGACTTAGAAGAGATCCTTCTTGCAAGAGAGTCGGATACATTCGTTCTATAA
- a CDS encoding PilZ domain-containing protein encodes MQRLEIGTEPSSHKEGPGFFADKRFYIRFRKDNRVRLFDKGQWSEGTLLDISMMGASIHSDQEWEAGSKITIMSPMFTCEIEGEIIRRSRSANGYRYALVFHDLCEDSILEILNKIAYCS; translated from the coding sequence ATGCAAAGACTAGAGATCGGGACAGAACCTTCTTCCCATAAGGAAGGGCCCGGTTTTTTCGCGGATAAAAGATTTTATATAAGGTTCCGAAAAGACAATCGGGTTCGACTATTTGATAAGGGGCAGTGGAGCGAAGGTACACTATTAGATATTTCGATGATGGGAGCTTCCATTCATTCAGACCAAGAGTGGGAGGCAGGTTCCAAGATAACCATTATGTCGCCAATGTTCACTTGTGAGATAGAAGGCGAGATAATACGTAGATCAAGATCGGCAAACGGTTATAGATACGCTTTAGTATTTCATGATCTATGTGAAGATAGTATACTCGAGATCCTGAACAAGATAGCATACTGTAGTTAA
- the yihA gene encoding ribosome biogenesis GTP-binding protein YihA/YsxC → MEEVQELKPDPFFREVRFYSSYADASKVPVKGIPHIAFAGRSNSGKSRLLNAIVERKSLAKVSAQPGKTKLLNFFLVSKSLFLVDTPGFGYSANSHKDHEQMMNLLMNYLNSAKDLKCLFLLSDAQRELPDEELELIGTCFEKGTKPVLIRTKIDKLNQSELSKLRKKMKNIQGLYPMLEIVLVSPKYGKGLPELRKIIENMMKNLIIPPIEEDGMPDEVHEQA, encoded by the coding sequence ATGGAAGAAGTCCAAGAACTAAAGCCGGACCCATTCTTTAGAGAAGTTAGGTTTTATTCCTCTTATGCCGACGCTTCTAAGGTTCCCGTCAAAGGGATTCCTCATATTGCGTTCGCCGGCCGTTCTAACTCCGGTAAATCCAGATTATTAAACGCAATCGTAGAGAGAAAGTCCCTCGCAAAAGTTTCTGCCCAGCCAGGAAAGACTAAGTTACTTAACTTCTTCTTAGTCTCAAAGTCTTTGTTCCTAGTAGATACTCCTGGATTCGGATATTCCGCAAATTCCCATAAAGATCATGAGCAAATGATGAATCTATTGATGAATTATTTGAACTCTGCTAAAGATCTAAAATGCCTTTTTCTATTATCCGATGCGCAAAGAGAACTTCCTGACGAAGAGCTCGAGTTGATCGGGACTTGCTTCGAGAAAGGTACTAAACCTGTACTCATTCGAACTAAGATCGACAAGCTGAATCAATCAGAACTTTCCAAACTAAGAAAGAAGATGAAGAACATTCAGGGACTCTACCCGATGTTAGAAATCGTTTTAGTCTCCCCTAAGTACGGAAAAGGATTACCTGAACTTAGAAAGATCATTGAAAACATGATGAAGAATCTGATTATTCCTCCGATCGAAGAGGACGGAATGCCCGATGAGGTTCACGAGCAAGCTTAG
- the tilS gene encoding tRNA lysidine(34) synthetase TilS encodes MLRFHDLEKLVRKFDAYIATGHHSEDYIETLIVQLIRGGGWNSLKTLGIFENNRLRPLLLFSEEDRKVALQLSDWPIFEDESNASDKYLRNRIRSEVLPILLREGIDPEKVYRNFHDLEAPRLLAKDGKEEAPELQIVSRRILEKESVTVCKQILDLHLKSLELHPLNSAFLNDLLNKLDSKVSFSLENREAWFWKSVSSDLYILPKKANYLSNFQFDAEKSFLRWNGKTKRIPKDCLPSEDGDGERILLGGIHRDVSEILREKEIPLPVRKMLPILKREGKTVLVCLRMWDSCLDDIRSDDFQQDH; translated from the coding sequence ATATTACGCTTTCATGATCTAGAAAAGCTAGTTCGAAAGTTCGATGCTTATATAGCAACCGGACATCATTCCGAAGATTATATAGAAACCCTTATCGTTCAACTAATCCGGGGAGGAGGGTGGAATTCACTCAAAACCCTAGGAATCTTTGAGAACAATCGATTGCGTCCTCTCCTATTATTTTCTGAAGAAGATCGCAAGGTCGCTTTACAATTATCCGACTGGCCGATCTTCGAAGATGAATCCAATGCTTCCGACAAATATTTACGAAACAGGATCCGCTCCGAAGTTCTTCCTATTTTGTTAAGAGAAGGGATCGATCCAGAAAAGGTATACAGAAACTTCCATGATTTAGAAGCACCCAGACTTTTAGCGAAAGATGGAAAGGAAGAAGCGCCTGAATTGCAGATCGTATCCCGACGTATTCTAGAAAAAGAATCCGTTACTGTCTGTAAACAAATCCTGGACTTACATCTCAAAAGCTTGGAGCTACATCCTTTAAACTCTGCGTTTTTAAACGATCTATTAAACAAACTGGACTCTAAGGTTTCCTTCTCTTTGGAAAATAGAGAAGCTTGGTTTTGGAAAAGTGTTTCGTCAGATCTATATATACTTCCCAAGAAAGCGAATTATTTGAGTAACTTCCAGTTTGATGCGGAAAAATCTTTTTTACGATGGAACGGAAAAACCAAAAGAATTCCAAAAGATTGTCTCCCGTCAGAAGATGGAGACGGAGAGAGAATTTTGCTTGGAGGAATTCACCGGGATGTTTCCGAAATTCTGAGAGAGAAAGAGATTCCTCTTCCGGTCAGAAAAATGCTACCCATTCTAAAACGGGAAGGGAAAACTGTATTGGTTTGTCTACGTATGTGGGACTCCTGTTTGGATGATATCCGATCGGATGATTTCCAACAAGATCACTGA
- a CDS encoding ATP-binding protein has product MKEPIQNIFQTAWERLGVYHSLMREKTAVLAYSGGKDSSLLLHFYLWLLEKELILKPPVLYHLDHSIRMNQEQESEIKKFAKSLDILLVFKKKTSRNSLNELNLA; this is encoded by the coding sequence ATGAAAGAACCAATCCAAAACATTTTCCAAACTGCCTGGGAAAGGCTCGGAGTTTATCATTCCTTGATGAGGGAAAAAACCGCAGTCCTAGCGTATTCCGGAGGAAAAGACTCCTCTCTGCTACTTCATTTCTATCTTTGGCTGTTAGAAAAAGAACTTATCTTAAAACCACCTGTTCTTTATCATCTGGACCATTCTATTCGAATGAATCAGGAGCAAGAATCAGAGATCAAAAAATTTGCGAAGTCTCTCGACATTTTATTGGTCTTTAAAAAAAAAACGTCCCGAAATTCTCTCAACGAACTAAATTTGGCTTAG
- a CDS encoding GAF domain-containing SpoIIE family protein phosphatase, translating into MSCVFCGESYKPEGKYGQGKFLCNSCGREWILEKRKRNRAKPPEAPSLSNEILLEFLSLFNTSPNLDDLLQDFTNLAFRKLNLPGISVMVYEPRLDRILVKSCKNKKGPALEKLAFRMEIKKGEDNGPLGQSIETCKSVYYRFKDQPHKQIRQYGRVNQVESELSVPIHLKKEVLGLINVDYEKDDPIQAEKDRYFLELIASQFATTLKNRILFEVSQTQSRNFRNLHSAALKLSSLGFKYRTEIFRVILLSLTEFSESDLFALLERKTDETGKNQIIEGHLLTGSPRAPEIKLNVHLKGEWSVLKQTGDSAIQIDSANLKEWKTLGNGKKHLAILPVLRSDNSEIWILLAKDESLHWSTEEIDVLNAFAIQAGISIQNFHLFHQRAEKERLDKEIEIARDLQRSLLPRKMPMQPGYEFGGLMIPAIGVGGDYYDFITDPSNKETYICIGDVSGKGVPAGIVMATVRTVIHSLVRKNPSPWEILVTVNTYLYQNYFKDSVSPRFMSLTIIHWDRNENRFVFSGGGQGSILIYRKKEDRIQEIQTGGVVLGIEAEIDGFENKGEFSLEPGDFFLMFTDGVWEAMDPEERLFEMDRLNDCIYSAKKESFPSMLDTIVKEIKNFTGEREQTDDITLIGMKRLISK; encoded by the coding sequence ATGTCCTGCGTATTTTGCGGAGAATCTTATAAGCCTGAGGGCAAGTACGGACAAGGTAAATTCCTTTGTAACTCGTGCGGCCGCGAATGGATCCTGGAAAAAAGAAAAAGAAACCGGGCCAAACCTCCTGAAGCTCCTAGTCTTTCCAATGAGATCTTGTTGGAATTCCTATCCTTATTCAATACAAGTCCCAACCTAGATGACCTGTTGCAGGACTTTACGAATCTAGCCTTTAGAAAACTGAATCTGCCTGGGATCTCAGTGATGGTTTATGAACCTAGATTAGATCGGATCTTAGTGAAATCATGTAAGAATAAGAAAGGGCCCGCCTTAGAAAAACTTGCCTTCCGAATGGAAATCAAAAAGGGAGAAGATAACGGACCTCTCGGTCAAAGCATAGAGACCTGCAAATCAGTTTATTATAGATTCAAGGACCAACCTCACAAACAGATCAGACAATACGGAAGAGTGAATCAGGTAGAATCGGAGCTCAGCGTTCCAATCCACCTCAAGAAGGAAGTATTAGGACTTATTAATGTAGATTACGAAAAGGACGATCCAATCCAAGCGGAGAAGGATAGATACTTTTTAGAACTGATAGCGAGTCAATTTGCAACAACACTAAAGAACAGGATTCTATTCGAAGTATCTCAGACCCAATCTAGGAATTTTCGTAATCTTCATTCTGCCGCTTTAAAATTGAGCAGCTTAGGATTCAAATATAGAACGGAGATCTTTCGGGTCATTCTTCTCTCCTTAACTGAATTTTCGGAAAGCGATTTGTTTGCTCTTCTCGAGAGAAAAACGGACGAAACAGGAAAGAATCAGATTATCGAAGGACATCTGTTAACAGGAAGCCCAAGAGCTCCTGAGATAAAATTAAATGTGCATTTAAAGGGAGAATGGTCCGTATTAAAACAAACGGGCGATTCAGCAATCCAGATAGATTCCGCAAATTTAAAAGAGTGGAAGACTCTCGGAAATGGTAAGAAACATTTAGCGATCCTTCCTGTACTTAGATCCGATAATTCTGAGATTTGGATCCTTCTTGCAAAAGATGAATCACTTCATTGGAGCACAGAAGAGATAGATGTATTGAACGCATTTGCGATCCAAGCCGGCATATCTATTCAGAACTTTCATTTATTCCACCAAAGAGCCGAAAAAGAAAGGCTAGATAAGGAAATTGAAATTGCAAGAGACCTGCAAAGATCTCTGCTGCCTAGAAAAATGCCGATGCAACCTGGATACGAATTTGGCGGGCTCATGATTCCCGCGATCGGAGTGGGAGGAGACTATTATGATTTTATAACAGACCCTTCCAACAAGGAAACCTATATCTGTATCGGAGATGTGAGCGGCAAAGGAGTTCCGGCAGGAATAGTGATGGCTACCGTCCGAACCGTAATCCATTCTCTCGTAAGAAAGAATCCTTCTCCTTGGGAGATACTAGTAACTGTTAATACGTATCTATATCAGAATTATTTTAAGGACTCCGTGTCTCCTCGTTTCATGTCTCTAACCATTATCCATTGGGATCGAAATGAAAACCGTTTCGTATTCAGTGGAGGAGGGCAAGGAAGCATTCTCATTTACAGAAAGAAAGAAGATAGGATTCAAGAAATCCAAACCGGTGGAGTAGTCCTAGGAATTGAAGCGGAGATAGACGGCTTTGAGAATAAGGGAGAATTCTCTTTAGAACCAGGAGATTTCTTTTTAATGTTCACCGATGGGGTTTGGGAAGCCATGGATCCGGAAGAAAGATTATTTGAAATGGATCGACTGAATGACTGCATTTATTCCGCAAAGAAAGAAAGCTTTCCGAGCATGCTAGATACGATCGTAAAAGAGATAAAAAACTTTACCGGGGAGAGGGAGCAGACGGACGATATAACTCTGATAGGAATGAAGCGACTGATCTCCAAATGA
- a CDS encoding sigma-54-dependent Fis family transcriptional regulator, producing the protein MNSTLDPDRLLDLILERCIQICEVGSGSLMLISRADEVLDIVTFRGMNPSVRTKVKLRVGEGITGIVAASGEGMIVNDVTQNPHYISIKDDILSELAVPMIVEDEVIGVISLDSSRKQAFSEEHLELVSTLANMAAQIFKNLQTFRQLEQKNKIQQVLIDISRTVTSTLILQEIFDDIMERLDKSLNLERGSIVLFEPERNILKLQAASGLTAEEMEKGVYLPGEGVTGRVYENGEAVIVESIVSDENFLNRLDNASHFKNNPENVSFLAAPIKSDTDVLGVVSVFFVHKKYVDLKTYLDFLQVVASVIYQAIRIQKLIDEEKREISRENVLLKRELKNKYKFGSLIGKSKSMEKLFEMIQLVSDSRASVLITGESGTGKEMIASAIHYNSSRSDKPFIKINCAAIPENLLESELFGHKKGSFTGAVADKKGKFEMADTGTIFLDEIGEMDLNLQSKLLRVLQEKEIEAVGSVKPKKIDVRIIAATNAELEDLISQKLFRADLYYRLNVVNMETPPLRDRLEDVPLLINHFISKYSNENVKKIKGITREAHKLLMSYTWPGNVRELENVIERAVVLSQSEMLDIQDFSDISGRILYGDEGEDVEVGADPEAGSEVASSRFSPAHLDALDGRAMEVVVGEVEARLIKYAMKKFKYTKTRVAKFLGINRNTLDKKIKDLKIDY; encoded by the coding sequence ATGAATTCAACTCTTGATCCGGATCGCCTTTTGGATCTTATCTTGGAGAGATGTATCCAAATTTGTGAGGTCGGTTCCGGATCTCTCATGTTAATCAGTCGGGCAGACGAAGTTTTGGACATTGTCACATTCCGTGGAATGAACCCTTCTGTTCGTACCAAAGTGAAACTTAGGGTGGGAGAAGGGATTACCGGGATCGTGGCCGCTTCCGGCGAAGGGATGATCGTCAACGACGTAACCCAGAACCCTCATTATATTTCCATCAAAGACGATATACTTTCCGAGCTAGCGGTTCCAATGATCGTGGAAGACGAGGTGATCGGTGTTATCTCTTTGGATTCTAGCAGAAAGCAAGCATTCTCCGAAGAGCATCTGGAACTCGTTTCTACTCTGGCCAATATGGCGGCTCAGATCTTCAAGAACCTCCAGACCTTCCGTCAGTTGGAGCAAAAGAACAAGATCCAACAAGTACTCATTGATATATCTAGGACTGTAACTTCTACTCTGATCCTCCAAGAGATCTTTGATGATATTATGGAGAGACTTGACAAGTCTCTGAACCTAGAAAGAGGTTCTATTGTTCTATTCGAACCTGAAAGGAATATACTCAAACTCCAAGCAGCTTCCGGTCTTACTGCCGAAGAAATGGAGAAAGGGGTTTATCTTCCTGGAGAAGGAGTTACAGGTCGAGTCTACGAAAATGGAGAAGCAGTCATCGTAGAATCAATCGTAAGCGATGAGAATTTTTTGAATCGCTTGGACAATGCCAGCCACTTCAAGAATAATCCTGAGAACGTTAGTTTTCTTGCCGCTCCGATTAAATCCGACACAGACGTGCTAGGCGTGGTCAGCGTATTCTTTGTGCATAAGAAGTACGTAGACTTAAAAACGTATTTAGACTTTTTGCAAGTAGTCGCTTCCGTTATTTATCAAGCGATCCGTATCCAAAAGCTGATCGATGAAGAGAAGAGAGAGATCTCGAGAGAGAACGTTCTCTTAAAACGAGAACTCAAGAATAAGTACAAATTCGGTTCTTTGATCGGTAAGTCCAAGTCTATGGAGAAGCTCTTTGAGATGATCCAATTGGTTTCGGATTCCAGAGCTTCTGTCTTGATCACTGGAGAATCAGGAACCGGTAAGGAAATGATCGCATCTGCGATCCATTACAACTCTTCTCGTTCTGATAAACCTTTTATCAAGATCAACTGTGCCGCTATTCCTGAGAATCTGTTAGAGTCCGAGTTATTTGGTCATAAGAAAGGATCGTTTACCGGAGCAGTTGCGGATAAGAAGGGAAAATTCGAGATGGCCGATACGGGTACCATCTTCTTGGATGAGATCGGAGAGATGGATCTCAACTTACAATCCAAACTTCTTCGAGTTCTGCAAGAGAAAGAGATTGAAGCAGTCGGTTCGGTAAAACCTAAGAAGATTGATGTTCGAATTATCGCTGCTACAAATGCAGAGTTAGAGGATCTGATTTCTCAAAAACTATTCAGAGCGGATCTATATTATAGATTGAATGTAGTAAACATGGAAACTCCTCCATTAAGAGATCGACTGGAAGATGTTCCATTGCTCATCAATCACTTCATTTCAAAATACTCCAATGAAAATGTAAAGAAGATCAAGGGAATCACTCGAGAGGCTCACAAACTTCTGATGAGTTATACTTGGCCAGGTAACGTTCGAGAATTAGAGAACGTGATCGAAAGAGCAGTAGTATTGTCCCAATCGGAAATGTTGGACATCCAAGACTTCTCCGATATCAGCGGAAGAATTCTCTACGGAGACGAGGGAGAAGATGTCGAGGTCGGTGCAGATCCGGAAGCAGGTTCCGAAGTGGCGAGCTCTAGATTCTCTCCTGCTCATTTGGACGCGTTAGACGGAAGAGCGATGGAAGTGGTCGTAGGAGAAGTCGAAGCAAGGCTTATCAAGTACGCTATGAAGAAATTCAAGTATACCAAGACCAGAGTCGCCAAGTTCTTGGGAATCAACCGGAACACTCTCGATAAGAAGATCAAGGATCTAAAGATAGATTATTAA
- a CDS encoding SET domain-containing protein yields MLKVPTYVADSPIGGLGVFAGRDIEEGELIWEFHPKTVWILTQQEVEALPERLRVLIHTYSYLFEEQWYFCVDNSRFMNHSDHANTLEDKTGVSGSSNPAGRDRAVRKILKDEELTCNYKEFDQHWQTKLS; encoded by the coding sequence ATGCTGAAAGTACCAACTTACGTAGCCGACTCTCCTATCGGAGGCTTAGGCGTTTTTGCCGGAAGAGATATAGAAGAAGGAGAACTGATTTGGGAGTTTCATCCTAAAACGGTTTGGATCCTTACCCAGCAAGAAGTAGAAGCGTTGCCTGAACGTTTGCGAGTTCTAATCCACACGTATTCTTATCTATTTGAAGAACAATGGTACTTCTGCGTAGATAATTCCCGCTTTATGAACCATAGCGACCATGCAAACACTCTCGAAGATAAAACGGGAGTTAGCGGTTCCAGTAATCCTGCAGGAAGAGACAGAGCAGTCCGCAAGATCCTAAAGGACGAAGAGCTAACCTGCAATTATAAAGAATTCGACCAGCACTGGCAGACGAAACTCTCTTAA
- a CDS encoding ABC transporter ATP-binding protein: protein MTNKQKFTEGFKLGKNQATYSNAKASGPKVPPGSQAARGSYSSSLGTGLVGSEPSSESPFLILLGLARYFKNYKGRVSIIIGLLLTEIIVYSAIPFSFKFLIDEALIGKNEAVLYITGALLIAGTILITIAGTIRDYLYNWVSARAVRDMREELFIHLQRVNLDFYANTRMGDILSRFSTDLTALENAVLASIPWGISPLLEAIFGTALLFALDWKLGAIATLIWPITFLGPVFFSKRSTTASYERKIEEAKVLNAVEESVSAQNLIRVYDLDQAFWEKFKGNCEKLFHVSMRLGLTNSYLERSASGGILLLQAVLLIAGAWFAFHGMVSVGALAAFLPPFLNLSYSLLYVSQYFPTMNQASGSAKRILEILRTPAFETDSERPYAPSELMGSIRLEDLHFRYKGRNKNLNGVNLEIKKGSYTVILGSSGSGKSTIFKLILGMVEPNQGKISFDGIDLEKIRLQALHSMIGIVFQDTFLFHTSILENIRMGRPDATPEEAIEAAKLAEIHEFISGLPDGYETVVGDKGSKLSGGEKQRIALARALVRNPQILLLDEATSALDPITEARILKTLQKLREGRTIVSVTHRLTGLHAADQVLVLKNGNLEPHHSPENDSYNPPAIAL, encoded by the coding sequence ATGACAAATAAACAGAAATTCACCGAAGGCTTTAAACTCGGTAAAAATCAAGCGACCTATTCAAACGCAAAAGCTTCCGGGCCTAAGGTGCCACCCGGTAGCCAAGCAGCCAGAGGATCCTATTCCTCCTCTTTAGGGACAGGTTTAGTGGGTTCTGAACCTTCTTCGGAGTCGCCTTTCCTCATTTTACTTGGTTTAGCCAGATACTTCAAAAATTATAAGGGCCGCGTCAGCATTATCATTGGCCTACTTTTAACCGAAATCATCGTTTATTCTGCGATTCCTTTCTCTTTTAAGTTTTTGATCGATGAAGCATTGATCGGCAAGAATGAGGCTGTTCTCTACATTACTGGTGCCCTCTTGATCGCTGGAACCATCCTGATCACTATTGCAGGAACAATTAGAGATTATTTATACAATTGGGTCTCTGCTCGAGCCGTTCGTGATATGAGAGAAGAACTCTTTATCCATCTCCAAAGAGTGAATCTGGACTTTTATGCAAATACTAGAATGGGAGATATACTCTCTCGCTTCTCTACCGATCTGACTGCTCTCGAAAACGCAGTACTTGCCTCTATTCCCTGGGGAATCTCTCCTCTACTCGAAGCGATTTTTGGAACCGCCTTATTATTTGCATTGGACTGGAAGTTAGGCGCCATTGCCACTCTGATCTGGCCGATCACATTCTTGGGACCGGTCTTCTTTTCTAAGAGATCAACGACTGCAAGTTATGAGAGAAAGATAGAAGAAGCCAAAGTTCTAAATGCTGTAGAAGAATCTGTTTCCGCGCAAAATCTGATCCGAGTCTACGATCTGGACCAAGCATTCTGGGAAAAATTCAAAGGCAATTGCGAGAAGCTATTTCATGTTTCCATGAGATTGGGGTTAACAAACTCTTATTTGGAACGTTCTGCTTCCGGGGGAATCCTATTGCTCCAAGCGGTACTTCTGATCGCAGGAGCTTGGTTTGCATTCCATGGAATGGTGAGCGTGGGAGCCTTGGCGGCATTTCTTCCTCCATTCTTGAATTTATCCTACTCTCTACTTTATGTTTCTCAGTATTTTCCTACAATGAACCAGGCAAGCGGTTCAGCGAAACGTATTTTGGAAATCTTAAGAACTCCCGCTTTCGAAACGGATAGTGAGAGACCGTACGCTCCTTCAGAACTTATGGGTTCTATTCGCTTAGAAGATTTACATTTCCGTTATAAAGGTAGAAATAAGAATCTAAACGGAGTCAATCTAGAGATCAAAAAGGGAAGCTATACTGTCATATTGGGTTCTAGCGGATCCGGAAAGAGTACCATCTTCAAATTGATCTTAGGAATGGTAGAACCAAACCAAGGAAAGATCAGCTTCGACGGGATCGATCTAGAGAAGATCAGATTGCAAGCATTGCATTCTATGATAGGAATCGTATTCCAAGATACTTTCTTATTCCATACTAGCATTTTAGAAAATATTCGCATGGGCCGCCCGGATGCAACTCCAGAAGAAGCGATCGAAGCAGCGAAATTGGCGGAGATCCACGAATTCATTTCCGGACTTCCTGATGGTTATGAAACTGTCGTTGGGGACAAAGGCTCCAAACTTTCCGGCGGAGAAAAACAAAGGATAGCTCTCGCAAGAGCATTGGTGCGCAATCCTCAGATTCTTCTTTTGGATGAGGCTACATCGGCTCTGGATCCGATCACTGAGGCTCGGATCTTGAAAACACTTCAAAAGTTAAGAGAAGGAAGAACGATAGTATCTGTTACACATAGACTGACAGGATTGCATGCCGCAGACCAAGTCCTCGTGTTAAAGAATGGGAATTTAGAACCTCACCATTCTCCTGAAAACGATTCCTACAATCCTCCGGCAATCGCTCTATAA
- a CDS encoding ACT domain-containing protein, with translation MIEFNYKEEYGIYRVTLKTSETAPGTLHKMVKAMFFMGFEILSGDIRTIKEGDSLVSYDEFLLRSSETDSKIKASKLGVLMSSVFSDENALEEMIQTSSEIDIRNTFYLGQDSQLEFEDVPESSATKFYLEAPDRKGLLYFVTGVLKDLGINILSGEVRTDGKSLKAQDTFLLTDSRTGAGFAGSSVEERIRRYILQSSLNQV, from the coding sequence ATGATTGAATTTAACTACAAAGAAGAATACGGGATTTATAGGGTCACCTTAAAGACCTCCGAAACTGCTCCAGGAACCTTGCATAAAATGGTAAAGGCAATGTTCTTTATGGGCTTCGAGATCCTTTCAGGCGATATCCGTACGATCAAAGAAGGTGATTCTTTGGTGAGTTACGACGAGTTTCTGCTCAGATCTTCCGAGACGGATTCCAAGATCAAAGCTTCTAAATTGGGTGTCCTTATGTCTTCGGTCTTCTCCGATGAGAATGCATTAGAAGAAATGATCCAAACCTCAAGTGAAATAGATATTCGAAACACATTTTACTTAGGACAGGATTCTCAACTGGAGTTCGAGGACGTGCCGGAAAGTTCGGCTACAAAATTTTATCTCGAAGCTCCCGACAGAAAGGGACTACTCTACTTCGTAACCGGAGTTCTCAAAGATTTGGGGATCAATATCCTCTCCGGTGAAGTCCGAACTGACGGAAAATCCTTAAAGGCTCAAGACACTTTTCTTCTAACCGACTCCCGTACAGGCGCCGGATTTGCAGGAAGTTCAGTCGAAGAAAGGATCCGAAGATATATTCTGCAAAGCAGTTTGAACCAAGTTTGA